CATAAATGGGGGATACACTGTATCGGTTCCAGTTCCGGAGAGATGGAAGGTTAAAAGAGTTGTTTTAAATATATCCTATGTAAACTCCTCAAACCTTATAGCTGACAACTCACAGTTGATTGTCAGGTTTGATAATTCCATCCTCGGTCAGACTAAACTCTTTCCCCTTGCCCCTGAGGGAAAGATGAATCTGTCCATACCGGCCTCGCTTATGGACGCAGGCTACCATGACTTGGGCCTTCAGGCTGTTCAGCATTATACGCATAACTGCGAGCAGTTCTGCGCCCCTGATTTGTGGACAACCGTCAATCTTGAAAAATCATTTCTGGAGATTGAATATATTCTTAAACCCATCCCATTAAAGTTATCCGAAATATCTAATTTTTTGTTTGACCATAAGATACTTCCCGCCGGCAATGTAAACATAGTAATAGAAAATCTCTCATCGGAGAAGGCCACTCTGGCAGGCATTGCCGCATCAGGGATTGCCAGAAGATTTGATTACAGAAAGGTGTATTTTAATATATCAACGGATATCAAGGCAGGTTATGACAATGTAATTGTAGGGGATAAAAAATTTGTTCAAGCCCTTTTAAAAAAGAATAGTATAGGGCCTCTCATGATAGAAGGTCCGTTTTTAAAGATAATGCCTCTGCCTGCAGCAAACAGCCAGACTGGAACAGTTCAGATAGACCCATTGCACGGCCTGCTCGTTGTTTCAGGAAGCAATGTAGAGGAGATAAAGGTTGCAGCGGCAACCTTTGCCAATATCACTATCCCATATCCTGGCACAGACGAGATGACAGCGAAACAGTTCAATATGCCTGATATATCCCTTTACAGCGGCAAAAGGGTTTTGAGCTCTGATAAAACATATACCTTTAAAAAATTAGACTTCACCACCCATACATTTGAGGGCTTCAGCCCCGCGCCAATGGATATAAGATTCCGCCTCCCTGCTGACTTTCTCATAAAGCCGAATCAATATGCAAAGATAGTCCTTAACTTTACCTACGGCGCCGGGATGCGAAGCGATTCTGTTTTGAATATTATGCTTAATGGTAATATCATAAGGGTTATCCCTTTAAATAATCCCGCCGGGGATTACATAGAGGGATACAGGGTGGAGCTCCCCACCTATCTGTTTAAGACAGGCTCAAATACTATAAAATTTATACCTATCTTGAACCCTGTGGCTAAAGAGTGCGACATTATCAGGGATGAGGGTTTTTTCCTGACAATCTTTGATAATTCCACCCTCCATTTTCCATCCATGCCGCATCTTATTGAGATGCCGAAGATAGAGCTGTTCATGCTGGACGGCTTTCCCTTTACCCGCTGGCCTGACGGCCTTGAGTCAATAATCTATATAACCTCTAAAGACCTCTTTATAGCGGAGGCCGCGCTGAATATTATCGGCATTATCACCCAGAAAAGCGGCTTTCCTTTATCCGGGCTCAAGGTCAGTTTTGAAAGGCCTAACTGGGATGGAGAGATTATCGTCATAGGCGATAGCGGGACCATCCCGGAAGACTTTTTAAAAGGGGCGCCGTTAAGGCTTGCAAAGGAGTCCACCGTTCCATATCCTGTGGCAAGGGGGTGGAAGGCTGAATCATCCCTTGCATCCAGCAGACAGATAAGCGGTCTCGGGCCAAATACCGGCGCTGTTATGGAATTTCAATCGCCATATAAAAAAGGGCGCACTGCGCTTTTATTTACAGGCGCATCTAAAAAGGAATTATTGTCATTAAGCCATGCCCTGATGGAGCCTGGCGTGGGGTCGCAGATGAAAGGGGACCTCAATCTCATTGACCTTAATGACCCGCCAAATTATAAAGTGAATGCAATAAGCGCAGGGGAAAGATATTTTACAGGCAAGGCAGGCAGGATTTCTAAAATAGACTACTACCTTTACACATACCCTTATCTCGCCTATCTCGCCGTGGCTCTCTTAGTCCTGATTTTGAGCCTGGCATTGTTTTTAATCTTGAAAAGATACAGGGCAAAGAGGATATTCAATGAAGATGCGGATAAAACTGATTAGCCTTGTTATAGCGCTGTCTGTCTGCAATACTGCTTATGGAGGAGAGGATGCGGCGTTATGGGAGCGGTATAAGACAGATTTTATAAGCGAGGACGGAAGGGTGATAGATTATCATCAAAATCAGATAAGTCATTCCGAGGGGCAGGGTTATGGCATGATGCTGGCTGTTATTCATAATGACAGGGCTGTATTTGACAGCCTCTGGCTGTGGACAAAAAATAATATCAAGGTAAGGACAGATAATCTCTTTACCTGGAGTTGGGGCAAGAGATATGACGGACAATGGAGTGTAATTGATTACAATAATGCAACAGACGGCGATATCCTGATAGCCTACTCGCTTCTAAAGGCTTATGAAAAATGGAATGACAAAGGTTATAAAAACGAGACAGTAAAGATAATAGAAGATATAAGGAAAAAACTTGCCATAACATGGCAGGGGCATACATTTTTACTGCCCAGCTATTATGGCTTTGTTAAGGAGAATGGTTTTGTATTAAATCCCTCTTATTTTATCTTTCCCGCCTTCCGCTACTTTGCTGAGGTAGATGACAGGCTTTTCTGGGAAAAGGTTTATAAAGATAGTTTGTTCCTTATTACCCAATCCTGTTTTGGCAAACTGTGCCTTCCAGCGGACTGGGTAATCTTAAAAGATGAAAAGGTTTCAGTATATGAAAATAGTTCCTCTTACTTTGGCGCTGAGGCTATAAGGGTTTTGCTTTATATGTCATCGGAAAAGAAAGCGCAATTTCCAAAAGGCGTTGATAAGATATTAGAGATGTATAAACAGATAGGCTACCTTCCATCACGGATAGATCTGGAAAAAGACAGCTTTTCATTAAAACCTGCCCCGGCAGGTTATTATGCCGTATATGCCCTGGCGGCAAAAAACATGGGCGATGATGTCTTAAGCAAAAGGCTCTTCAAAGAGGCAAGGGAGAGGTTAGACGCTGAAGAAAAGAGCTATTATTCATTTAACCTGTATCTATTGGCAGTCAACGGATATCTGTTTTAGAGGCGACTTTCCATATGGGCGTGTGGATATTTTATTTTTTAGCAAAGACCTATCTGTTTTATAAGGGATATATCCGATTGGATGTCCTCTGGAATCTCATCTTTATGGGGTTGCTTATCATCCCTCTCCCTAAAGGATTAAAGCCGTCAAGATTGGCTGCGGCTGCCAAGGCTATAGTGGCCGTGATATTAGGCTCACTTCTCCTCTGGCATGATTCGTGGCTTCCGTCTCCTCTGGAGTCAGCGAATCTCCTTCAGCAACAGGGAATACCGACCAAAGAATATATATTCAATTTCCTTTTAAGATATTACAACCCCGTAGAGATGGCTATCCTCTCTGCAATCCTCGCATTCTGCATAATAATTAGAAATTACAGAAGACTTAATCTGACTGGGACTGTGATTTTAATTGTTGCTGCGCCATTTCTTATCTCTTCAGACTGGCATGGAAACACAAGCAAGGAATTGGACAAATTTTTAGAGGCCTTTTATGAACACGAATCATCCAAGTTTATCTATTTAAAGAAACCAAAGACAGCGAGGCCTGATTTTGATATTGTGATACTTAATATCTGCTCCCTTGCATGGGATGACCTGGAGGCATTAAATCTTAAAGGGCATCCCTTGTTTAAAGAGTTTGATTACCTGTTTACAAATTTCAATTCAGTGTCGGCATACAGCAATCCGTCCGCGATAAGGCTTTTGAGGTCAAACTGCGGACAGACAAGGCACGGAGACCTATATAATAACGTCCCGGCAAACTGCTCTATTATGGAAAGTCTCCGCGTCATGGGTTATGAAACATATTTCTTATTAAATCATAACGGCCAATACGGCAATTTTACAGAAGAGGTTAAAAGGCTGGGCAATCTCAATAATGTAAAGGAGGCGGATATTCCCAACCTTCCTACCCAGTTGAGCATGTTTGATGATTCCCCTGTTTATAACGACTATTCGGCGCTTGAGAGATGGTGGTCTGTAAGAGAGAAGTCAAAGTCAGACACAGCAGCGCTCTATTATAACAGTGTAACCTTGCACGACGGTGTGCACAATGCAGGAGAAAAAGACTGGTGGAAAATGGACC
The DNA window shown above is from Deltaproteobacteria bacterium and carries:
- the bcsG gene encoding cellulose biosynthesis protein BcsG — translated: MGVWIFYFLAKTYLFYKGYIRLDVLWNLIFMGLLIIPLPKGLKPSRLAAAAKAIVAVILGSLLLWHDSWLPSPLESANLLQQQGIPTKEYIFNFLLRYYNPVEMAILSAILAFCIIIRNYRRLNLTGTVILIVAAPFLISSDWHGNTSKELDKFLEAFYEHESSKFIYLKKPKTARPDFDIVILNICSLAWDDLEALNLKGHPLFKEFDYLFTNFNSVSAYSNPSAIRLLRSNCGQTRHGDLYNNVPANCSIMESLRVMGYETYFLLNHNGQYGNFTEEVKRLGNLNNVKEADIPNLPTQLSMFDDSPVYNDYSALERWWSVREKSKSDTAALYYNSVTLHDGVHNAGEKDWWKMDQEEQYKKLLPVLLDDMARFLNLLESSGRNIVVIFIPEHGRAVHGSAMQKPGFRDIPLPDITNIPVGVKLIGKFQYDRKKRQQVIIHESASYFAAAYMLASFIEKNPFKYEGFFSRRFINAIPRTDFVAENEVNIVIRREKNYFLYGKDKKWLPLH
- a CDS encoding cellulose biosynthesis cyclic di-GMP-binding regulatory protein BcsB, producing MKVNKVFFFVSLFCMAAPVFAAEEAAAPVSGAVAAVVKTGSLSVRDNPSLDGHIIGKLKNGDIVQVVAHTADRQWYKIIFKAAAGAWVSARFAALSGSVDALPVAGGSVSVPASLSGAGGKTETMKISLDKLAPFKSVDLRCINGGYTVSVPVPERWKVKRVVLNISYVNSSNLIADNSQLIVRFDNSILGQTKLFPLAPEGKMNLSIPASLMDAGYHDLGLQAVQHYTHNCEQFCAPDLWTTVNLEKSFLEIEYILKPIPLKLSEISNFLFDHKILPAGNVNIVIENLSSEKATLAGIAASGIARRFDYRKVYFNISTDIKAGYDNVIVGDKKFVQALLKKNSIGPLMIEGPFLKIMPLPAANSQTGTVQIDPLHGLLVVSGSNVEEIKVAAATFANITIPYPGTDEMTAKQFNMPDISLYSGKRVLSSDKTYTFKKLDFTTHTFEGFSPAPMDIRFRLPADFLIKPNQYAKIVLNFTYGAGMRSDSVLNIMLNGNIIRVIPLNNPAGDYIEGYRVELPTYLFKTGSNTIKFIPILNPVAKECDIIRDEGFFLTIFDNSTLHFPSMPHLIEMPKIELFMLDGFPFTRWPDGLESIIYITSKDLFIAEAALNIIGIITQKSGFPLSGLKVSFERPNWDGEIIVIGDSGTIPEDFLKGAPLRLAKESTVPYPVARGWKAESSLASSRQISGLGPNTGAVMEFQSPYKKGRTALLFTGASKKELLSLSHALMEPGVGSQMKGDLNLIDLNDPPNYKVNAISAGERYFTGKAGRISKIDYYLYTYPYLAYLAVALLVLILSLALFLILKRYRAKRIFNEDADKTD
- a CDS encoding glycosyl hydrolase family 8 → MKMRIKLISLVIALSVCNTAYGGEDAALWERYKTDFISEDGRVIDYHQNQISHSEGQGYGMMLAVIHNDRAVFDSLWLWTKNNIKVRTDNLFTWSWGKRYDGQWSVIDYNNATDGDILIAYSLLKAYEKWNDKGYKNETVKIIEDIRKKLAITWQGHTFLLPSYYGFVKENGFVLNPSYFIFPAFRYFAEVDDRLFWEKVYKDSLFLITQSCFGKLCLPADWVILKDEKVSVYENSSSYFGAEAIRVLLYMSSEKKAQFPKGVDKILEMYKQIGYLPSRIDLEKDSFSLKPAPAGYYAVYALAAKNMGDDVLSKRLFKEARERLDAEEKSYYSFNLYLLAVNGYLF